The Shewanella algae DNA segment CATCAGTTGATGCAGCGCAAAGGCCAGCGCCAGGCCATAGGCAATGCCACCAACGGCCTCATGGAAAAACAGCGCGCCGACATCGGCCAGGCTCAGAACCTCGGCGGAAAAAGCCAGCTGCGAGACAGCAACAAACAGCACCAGGCCAATGCCATCATTGAACAGCGACTCACCCTCAACCTGAATGGCAATATCCTCAGGCGCGCCGAGTTTTTTCAAGATGGCCAAAACCGCTATCGGATCGGTTGGTGATATCAAGGCCCCGAACAACAAACAATAACTCCAGGGTAGCGCCAGCCCCAGCAGCGGCATCAAATAGAAACAAAGCGCCGCCACCGTCAGAGTGGAAATCACAGTACCAAGCAGAGCCAGACAGAGAATTTCCCATTTCTGGCTTGCCAGCACCTTGAGCCTTATCTGCAGCGCACCGGCGAAGAGCAGAAAACCCAACATACCGTTCAGCAGCAGCGCCTGAAAGTCGAGCCGCTGCAATACTGAAATGGTTTTGATATGGATATCCAGCTCAAACCACTTACCCACCACCAGGATAATCAGGCTAAGGAGCATGGCCAAGCCTGTGATGGCAATGGTTTCTTGCAGTGAGTGAAAACGACTGGATAACAGCGAGATAATCAGTGCCAGCGCCGCCAGCACACAGAAGAGTTGATAGTCCGTCATATTTCCTTGCGATCAGGCTGACCGCTTCCCTGGTAGCAGACAAGAGCTACATGGCTTGTCCATCTGTTAGGCTGAGCCAGCCCTTGAAGATCCGGTAACTGAACCAGATAACCCCCAGGGCGCACAAGCTGAGGCTGAGCCACAGCGGATTGACCCAGTAGCCCATAGCCAGTAACAGTGCCAAACCCATAATACTGCGCCTTTGCCAGCGCAAGTGAGAGCCCAGCAGCGACAGAGGTGCAACCTGCCTTTGGCTTAAGTTAATCAACAGGCTCAGGAGCACAGGCAGGAAAAACAACGGAAAGGCACACATAAGCGCATATAAAAAATGGCCCATGCTGCGATCTTCACTGGCAAATGCTTCTGAGGGTAAGCTGGTCATAGTCTGTCTCCGGCCAACATCTGGAATGCAGGGCCCAAAGCTCTTGCCCTGCTTTAACCATACTGTGAGATCGCCACTTCTGCAATGCCGGAAACAGAATTAGAAGGGGCCGGTTTCCAGTTGAATATCACTCTTCACCCGGCTGGAGCACGCCAGCACCATACCTGAGTCAATCTCATCCTGGTTGAGCGTCTGTTGGCTGCTGCTTTCCACCTCACCGGAGACAACCCGGCACTTACAGGAGCCACAAACGCCGCTGCGACAGGCGGCAATAATGGGCAAACCTTCAGACTCCAGCGCTTCGAGCAGGGTCTGATCGCCATTGATGCTGAGCTCAAGGCCGGCAACACTCAAGCGATAATTGGCCGAACCGTCACCCGCGGGCGCCGAGGTATTTTCAGCAAAGCTTTCCTTGTGAAAACGCGTCATATCGAAATCTGCTTGCGCCAGCATCTGCTCTGTGGCCGTCATATAAGCCTCAGGGCCACAGACATACACGGTGCGCTGGCGATAATCCGGCACAAGTTGTTCCAGTGCCGCCAAGCTCAGGCGTCCCGGTAACATAGGGCACTCGGCAAGGTCCCCGGAGACTGAGGCAGTCTCACTTCCCTGCTCCAGCAGATAGCCCAGCTTAAAATTATCGTGACGGCTGTTCATGGCCCGCAAACTGCCTCGGAAGATGAGATCCTGCTCGCTTCTGGCACAGTGAATAAAGGCGATATCGCTGTCAAGATAACTGTCGGTCAGAAAACGACTCATGGAAAACATCGGCGTGATGCCACAACCGGCGCTTAAAAACAGGTAGCGCTCGGCTGGTATATCGATAAGGTTGAACTGGCCGTAGGGCCCGGAAGCCATCAGGCTGTGGCCCGGCTTAAGATTATCGATAAGGTAGTTGGAAATTTTGCCGCCCTCAACCCTCTTGATGGTCAGCATCAAAGAATTAGGCCGAGATGGCGAAGATGAGATGGTATAACAGCGGCGATACTCCTCACCGGCCATCTCCAATTGCAATGCCAAAAACTGCCCGGGCTTGAAATGAAAAGACAGCGGCTGGGCCGCTTTAAAACGAAAACTCACCACATCCGGGGTTTCCTGCCAGCGGGCGACACAAATGAGCCGCAGCTCTCCGGGAACCCATTGACCAGCCTGAAATTGACTGATTGCCGGCGAAACTTGTAATGGATTGAGTGTCATCGAAACTCCCTCTACAGAGAAAGAAATGGCCGGAATGCCGCTGGCATTCCGGCCTCAAGAGATACGCATCAAGCGGCGCCGAGAATCGCCTCCAGGTCTTCCTCAACCGTGCCGACATTGCGCAGGCCGAACTTATCTTCCAATACCTTCAGCAAATTGGCGGTCAGGAAGGCCGGCGGAGTTGGGCCGGTACGTATGTTCTTCACTCCCAGTGACAGCAAGGTCAACAGGACCACTATCGCCTTCTGCTCAAACCAGGACAGCACCAGACTCAGCGGCAATTCGTTGATATCACACTCAAATACCTCGGACAGTGCCAGCGCCAGCTGAATCGCCGAGTAGGCGTCGTTACACTGGCCGATATCCAGCAGTCTGGGGATACCGTTGATATCACCGAATTCGAGCTTGTTGAACTTGTACTTGCCACAGCCCAGGGTCAGGATCAGGCTGTCTTTTGGGGCCGCCTTGGCAAGGTCGGTGAAGTAACTGCGCTCGGCCTTGTCACCATCACAGCCGCCAATCAGGAAGAAGTGGCGGATATTGCCGTTCTTGACGTTTTCAACCACGGCAGGCGCCGCGTTCATCAAAGCGTTGCGGGCGAAACCTATGGTGATCATATGGGGGATCTCATCATAGGCAAAGCCTTCAAGCGCCAGTGCCCTGTCGATAACGGCACTGAAATCGTCGCCGGTCAGGTGAGTCACGCCCGGCCAACCAACGATACTGCGGGTAAAGATGCGGTCGGCATACTGACCGACATTAGGGTCGATAATGCAGTTGGAGGTCATCACCACGGCGCCGGGGAAGTTGGC contains these protein-coding regions:
- a CDS encoding hybrid-cluster NAD(P)-dependent oxidoreductase, with the protein product MTLNPLQVSPAISQFQAGQWVPGELRLICVARWQETPDVVSFRFKAAQPLSFHFKPGQFLALQLEMAGEEYRRCYTISSSPSRPNSLMLTIKRVEGGKISNYLIDNLKPGHSLMASGPYGQFNLIDIPAERYLFLSAGCGITPMFSMSRFLTDSYLDSDIAFIHCARSEQDLIFRGSLRAMNSRHDNFKLGYLLEQGSETASVSGDLAECPMLPGRLSLAALEQLVPDYRQRTVYVCGPEAYMTATEQMLAQADFDMTRFHKESFAENTSAPAGDGSANYRLSVAGLELSINGDQTLLEALESEGLPIIAACRSGVCGSCKCRVVSGEVESSSQQTLNQDEIDSGMVLACSSRVKSDIQLETGPF
- a CDS encoding cation:proton antiporter; translated protein: MTDYQLFCVLAALALIISLLSSRFHSLQETIAITGLAMLLSLIILVVGKWFELDIHIKTISVLQRLDFQALLLNGMLGFLLFAGALQIRLKVLASQKWEILCLALLGTVISTLTVAALCFYLMPLLGLALPWSYCLLFGALISPTDPIAVLAILKKLGAPEDIAIQVEGESLFNDGIGLVLFVAVSQLAFSAEVLSLADVGALFFHEAVGGIAYGLALAFALHQLMKLMDEETQRLLITLVVPTAGYVMAEKLSVSGPLAMVAAGIVLGNFTVPKCFGVTGRILLQRFWGLLEHFFNSLLFLLLGLLLLLTHLDMQLWWFVLLSIPVVLLGRCVSVYLPYLGFRRMRQYSQGAEGILIWGGLKGGLALAMAMSIPAGIVLTPELELRDLLLVMTYAVVVFSIMVQGSTVSRLIRRSREAAEAGKAAAESTQAV